CCGAGGCCCGGTTCGTCCCGGCTGAGCTGCTGCAGCTGTCGCCCGCCAAGAAGCGCGACGGCGAGGAAGGATCGATCGGAACGCACTCGATCATCGACCTCGATCTCTCCCGCTATGATGCCATCGCAACCCGGTTCGCGGCCGAGCGGAATGAGGCTGCCTCGTTTCTTAAATCGGGCATCGCGACGCGCAACCGCGCCTTCAATGCGATGATCGATGAAATCGAGCAGGTCGCCATCCGCTCGCGCGCTCCCGTTCTTCTGATGGGTCAGACGGGGGCGGGGAAGTCGCATCTGGCCAAGCGCATTTACGAGCTCAAGAAGGCGCAGCGCCAGGTGTCCGGGGCCTTCGTCGAGGTCAACTGCGCAACTCTGCGAGGCGATCAGGCGATGTCGACGCTCTTTGGCCATGTGAAGGGTGCCTACACCGGTGCCCTTGCTGGTCGGGCAGGGCTTATGCGATCGGCCGACAAGGGCATCCTCTTCCTCGACGAGATTGGCGAGCTTGGACTGGACGAGCAGGCCATGTGCCTGCGTGCGATCGAGGAGAAGAGCTTCTTGCCGGTCGGGGCAGACAAGGACGCGACGTCGGATTTCCAGCTGATCGCCGGGACGAACCGTGATCTGCAGATCGACGTGAAGCAGGGACGATTCCGCGAGGACCTGCTGGCGCGGCTGAACCTGTGGACGTTCGAGCTTCCGGCACTGCGCGATCGCCGCGAGGATATCGAGCCCAATCTCGAATACGAGCTTGCGCGCTTCACGCAGCGAGAGGGACGCAAGGCGACCTTCAACCGGGAGGCTCGTGCCATCTACCTGGCATTTGCCCAATCGCCCGAAGCAACCTGGAGCGCCAACTTCCGAGACCTCTCGGCGTCGGTGACCCGCATGGCCACACTGGCCCCGAATTCTCGCATCGACGAACAGACCGCCCGAGCCGAGATTGCGAGGCTTCGCCGCCAGTGGAGCACGTTGCATAGCAGCGCCGCGGAACACCTCCAGGAACTCCTTGGAGAGCGTCTGTCTGCCATCGACGCATTCGATCAGGGGCAGATCGCCAACGTCATCGACGTCTGCCGCAGGTCGCGTTCCCTGAGCGAAGCCGGCAGAGAGCTCTTCAATGTCTCGCGGACCCAGAAGTCGTCAGGCAACGATGCCGACCGGCTGCGCAAGTACCTCGCTCGGTTTGGTCTGTCCTTCGATCTCATCGCGGCACCGCGATAGGGTGAACCAGATGGGTCCCGAACAGCGACTGGCAGAGATCGTTCGGCAGCACCTCGGGGGCGTTCTGTTTCACGTCACCGACCAGGCCAATCTCGAATCGGTCGACCAGCACGGTCTATTGTCCCGCGATGAGGCGCGGTTGAGGGACGTATCAGCGGCATTGCCAGGAGGCAGTCCCCTGACACAGGAACTCGACGAGCGGGCCATGCTGACCGATTACGTCTTCCTCGGGTTCTTCCCCAGCAGAGTGATGCCTGCGCACCCAGAGCAACGACGCCGTAGGCCGCGCACGCTTCATATCGATCCGAGCATCCTGCTGAAGCGAGGTGTCAGGCTCGCGCTTGGGCCGGC
This genomic window from Bosea sp. RAC05 contains:
- the rtcR gene encoding RNA repair transcriptional activator RtcR, with the protein product MRRTVAIGILGSTLDSGSKSTRWGKWRPTVSLCQQPGLFIDRLELLTDRHSDGTYAQVCADIAEVSPATEVRRHLLTIKNPWDFSEVYEGLRAFAESYEFDHERERYLVNITTGTHVHQICWFLLTEARFVPAELLQLSPAKKRDGEEGSIGTHSIIDLDLSRYDAIATRFAAERNEAASFLKSGIATRNRAFNAMIDEIEQVAIRSRAPVLLMGQTGAGKSHLAKRIYELKKAQRQVSGAFVEVNCATLRGDQAMSTLFGHVKGAYTGALAGRAGLMRSADKGILFLDEIGELGLDEQAMCLRAIEEKSFLPVGADKDATSDFQLIAGTNRDLQIDVKQGRFREDLLARLNLWTFELPALRDRREDIEPNLEYELARFTQREGRKATFNREARAIYLAFAQSPEATWSANFRDLSASVTRMATLAPNSRIDEQTARAEIARLRRQWSTLHSSAAEHLQELLGERLSAIDAFDQGQIANVIDVCRRSRSLSEAGRELFNVSRTQKSSGNDADRLRKYLARFGLSFDLIAAPR
- a CDS encoding DarT ssDNA thymidine ADP-ribosyltransferase family protein; the protein is MGPEQRLAEIVRQHLGGVLFHVTDQANLESVDQHGLLSRDEARLRDVSAALPGGSPLTQELDERAMLTDYVFLGFFPSRVMPAHPEQRRRRPRTLHIDPSILLKRGVRLALGPANHRNTDTYSVGRAFAKIDWEVFEPEFDAKAIMNAARVDRVWKYEILVPKVVERAYIVGIE